One stretch of Glandiceps talaboti chromosome 7, keGlaTala1.1, whole genome shotgun sequence DNA includes these proteins:
- the LOC144438253 gene encoding uncharacterized protein LOC144438253, with product MIKLLIIGALALFPPATFVVECGMVSTTPGALSTACPTVTCQVSAWSTWGNCSIECGSSGTRTRTRSKTVQESCGGQCFYSLSETADCADDGCNGHGSPMAESCECDRGWSGTCCDKEEAGECSEGVGAVVVHMLLPIITIPVAYYISRWGF from the exons ATGATCAAGCTACTAATAATTGGGGCTCTAGCTCTGTTCCCACCTGCGACATTCGTGGTGGAATGTGGCATGGTTTCAACGACTCCTGGCGCCCTTAGTACAGCGTGTCCTACTGTCACCTGTCAAGTATCAGCTTGGTCAACCTGGGGTAATTGTTCAATCGAATGTGGATCGTCTGGGACAAGAACCCGAACGAGAAGCAAGACGGTACAGGAAAGCTGCGGCGGCCAGTGTTTTTACTCGTTGTCGGAAACAGCAGATTGTGCCGATGATGGTTGTAATGGGCATGGGTCACCTATGGCGGAATCATGTGAATGCGACCGTGGTTGGTCAGGTACATGCTGTGACAAAGAAG AGGCCGGTGAATGCAGCGAGGGTGTTGGTGCTGTGGTGGTACATATGCTACTTCCAATTATTACCATTCCGGTTGCATATTACATTTCCCGCTGGGGCTTCTGA